From Ficedula albicollis isolate OC2 chromosome 5, FicAlb1.5, whole genome shotgun sequence, one genomic window encodes:
- the NR1H3 gene encoding oxysterols receptor LXR-alpha isoform X2: MGPTQLSTQDHGKRVASVFEMEEEGLPLFPGSENPPEHAENPPLKRKKGPAPKMLGNEVCSVCGDKASGFHYNVLSCEGCKGFFRRSVIKGAQYVCKNGGKCEMDMYMRRKCQECRLRKCQEAGMREQYVLSEEQIRLKKLKKQEDDQARTVVVRPNPPNPPSPSHKLTPEQLSMIKKLVAAQQQCNQRSFTDRLKVTPWPQIPDPNNREARQQRFAHFTELAIISVQEIVDFAKQLPGFLELTREDQIALLKTSTIEVMLLETSRRYNPEIESITFLKDLSYNRDDFAKAGLQFEFINPIFEFSKGMNELQLNDAEYALLIAINIFSADRPNVQDQSLVERLQHTYVEALHSYICINRPNDRLMFPRMLMKLVSLRTLSSVHSEQVFALRLQDKKLPPLLSEIWDVHE, encoded by the exons AAAATCCCCCCTTGAAGCGGAAGAAGGGCCCAGCCCCTAAGATGCTGGGAAATGAAGTGTGCAGCGTGTGTGGGGACAAGGCCTCCGGCTTCCACTACAACGTGCTGAGCTGCGAAGGCTGCAAGGGCTTCTTCCGCCGCAGCGTCATCAAGGGCGCGCAGTACGTCTGCAAGAACGGCGGCAAGTGCGAGATGGACATGTACATGCGCCGCAAGTGCCAGGAGTGCCGGCTGCGCAAGTGCCAGGAGGCCGGCATGCGCGAGCAGT ATGTTCTGTCTGAAGAGCAGATCCGactgaagaaactgaagaagCAGGAAGACGATCAGGCTCGGACAGTTGTGGTGCGTCCAAACCCTCCGAATCCACCAAGCCCTTCCCACAAACTGACGCCGGAACAGCTGAGCATGATAAAAAAGCTCGTGGCCGCTCAGCAGCAGTGCAACCAGCGCTCCTTCACTGACAGGCTCAAAGTGACG CCATGGCCCCAGATTCCTGATCCAAATAACCGTGAAGCAAGGCAGCAGCGTTTTGCACACTTCACAGAACTTGCAATTATCTCAGTGCAAGAGATCGTGGACTTTGCCAAGCAATTACCTGGCTTCTTGGAGCTTACCAGGGAAGATCAGATCGCTTTACTGAAGACATCTACCATAGAG GTGATGTTGTTGGAGACCTCTCGGCGCTACAACCCTGAGATCGAGAGCATCACCTTTCTTAAGGACCTGAGCTATAATCGGGATGACTTCGCCAAAGCAG GTCTGCAGTTCGAGTTCATTAACCCCATCTTTGAGTTCTCAAAGGGAATGAATGAGCTACAGCTTAATGATGCTGAATATGCACTTTTAATTGCCATCAACATTTTCTCTGCAG ACCGACCGAATGTGCAGGACCAGTCCCTGgtggagaggctgcagcacacCTATGTGGAAGCGCTTCATTCTTATATTTGCATCAACAGACCAAAT GACCGCTTGATGTTTCCACGGATGTTAATGAAGCTGGTCAGTCTTCGGACACTGAGCAGTGTCCACTCTGAACAGGTGTTTGCCCTTCGGCTGCAGGACAAGAAACTCCCACCCCTGCTCTCAGAAATCTGGGATGTGCATGAGTGA
- the NR1H3 gene encoding oxysterols receptor LXR-alpha isoform X1 translates to MGPTQLSTQDHGKRVASVFEMEEEGLPLFPGSENPPEHAENPPLKRKKGPAPKMLGNEVCSVCGDKASGFHYNVLSCEGCKGFFRRSVIKGAQYVCKNGGKCEMDMYMRRKCQECRLRKCQEAGMREQYVLSEEQIRLKKLKKQEDDQARTVVVRPNPPNPPSPSHKLTPEQLSMIKKLVAAQQQCNQRSFTDRLKVTPWPQIPDPNNREARQQRFAHFTELAIISVQEIVDFAKQLPGFLELTREDQIALLKTSTIEVMLLETSRRYNPEIESITFLKDLSYNRDDFAKAGLQFEFINPIFEFSKGMNELQLNDAEYALLIAINIFSADRPNVQDQSLVERLQHTYVEALHSYICINRPNDRLMFPRMLMKLVSLRTLSSVHSEQVFALRLQDKKLPPLLSEIWDVHE, encoded by the exons AAAATCCCCCCTTGAAGCGGAAGAAGGGCCCAGCCCCTAAGATGCTGGGAAATGAAGTGTGCAGCGTGTGTGGGGACAAGGCCTCCGGCTTCCACTACAACGTGCTGAGCTGCGAAGGCTGCAAGGGCTTCTTCCGCCGCAGCGTCATCAAGGGCGCGCAGTACGTCTGCAAGAACGGCGGCAAGTGCGAGATGGACATGTACATGCGCCGCAAGTGCCAGGAGTGCCGGCTGCGCAAGTGCCAGGAGGCCGGCATGCGCGAGCAGT ATGTTCTGTCTGAAGAGCAGATCCGactgaagaaactgaagaagCAGGAAGACGATCAGGCTCGGACAGTTGTGGTGCGTCCAAACCCTCCGAATCCACCAAGCCCTTCCCACAAACTGACGCCGGAACAGCTGAGCATGATAAAAAAGCTCGTGGCCGCTCAGCAGCAGTGCAACCAGCGCTCCTTCACTGACAGGCTCAAAGTGACG CCATGGCCCCAGATTCCTGATCCAAATAACCGTGAAGCAAGGCAGCAGCGTTTTGCACACTTCACAGAACTTGCAATTATCTCAGTGCAAGAGATCGTGGACTTTGCCAAGCAATTACCTGGCTTCTTGGAGCTTACCAGGGAAGATCAGATCGCTTTACTGAAGACATCTACCATAGAG GTGATGTTGTTGGAGACCTCTCGGCGCTACAACCCTGAGATCGAGAGCATCACCTTTCTTAAGGACCTGAGCTATAATCGGGATGACTTCGCCAAAGCAG GTCTGCAGTTCGAGTTCATTAACCCCATCTTTGAGTTCTCAAAGGGAATGAATGAGCTACAGCTTAATGATGCTGAATATGCACTTTTAATTGCCATCAACATTTTCTCTGCAG ACCGACCGAATGTGCAGGACCAGTCCCTGgtggagaggctgcagcacacCTATGTGGAAGCGCTTCATTCTTATATTTGCATCAACAGACCAAAT GACCGCTTGATGTTTCCACGGATGTTAATGAAGCTGGTCAGTCTTCGGACACTGAGCAGTGTCCACTCTGAACAG GTGTTTGCCCTTCGGCTGCAGGACAAGAAACTCCCACCCCTGCTCTCAGAAATCTGGGATGTGCATGAGTGA